One region of Vigna angularis cultivar LongXiaoDou No.4 chromosome 10, ASM1680809v1, whole genome shotgun sequence genomic DNA includes:
- the LOC108334660 gene encoding HVA22-like protein k: protein MMDLLGSNLTSEVGLRLLLCPLGSNVVIRTACCGVGVALPVYSTFKAIESKDQNAQQNCLFYWAAYGSFSLVEVFTDKLISWCPMYYHMKFAFLVWLQLPPTSGAKQLYANHLRPFLSRHQARVDQVLGFAYCEVIKLVSSYHAEIKLVKSMVVKITGSAEKLLRGTAESDRSQQHSSAEDPAVPSDTEPDQNHNH from the exons ATGATGGATCTCCTCGGATCAAACCTAACAAGCGAA GTTGGACTCCGTTTGCTCCTTTGTCCTCTTGGTTCCAACGTCGTAATTCGAACAGCATG TTGCGGTGTCGGAGTTGCTTTGCCTGTTTACTCTACGTTCAAGGCAATAGAAAGTAAAGATCAAAATGCTCAACAGAACTGTCTTTTCTACTGGGCAG ccTATGGTTCATTCAGCCTTGTTGAAGTGTTCACAGACAAGCTTATTTCGTG gtGTCCCATGTACTATCACATGAAGTTTGCATTTCTTGTCTGGCTTCAACTTCCACCCACCAGT GGAGCAAAGCAATTATATGCGAACCACCTGCGCCCCTTCTTGTCGAGGCATCAAGCGCGAGTTGATCAAGTGTTGGGTTTTGCATATTGTGAAGTG ATCAAACTGGTCAGTTCATACCATGCAGAGATCAAGCTTGTCAAGAGCATGGTAGTAAAGATTACCGGATCAG CGGAAAAACTGCTGAGAGGCACTGCTGAATCTGATAGATCGCAACAACATAGTTCTGCTGAAGACCCTGCTGTGCCCTCTGATACTGAACCTGACCAAAACCATAATCACTGA
- the LOC108335047 gene encoding scarecrow-like protein 15 yields the protein MHTSKDKRATVITTKSPLLQASTIPLLHHSHHRAQQDHTATPSGSLHQAMRVPVPSSPQANPKPTNNLLRTIALPNLNTTGLCYEPTSVLDLCRSPSPGSEKPTDHSVVVTDSQDCLDLDDHALHNLDWDSIMKDLGLHDDSGAPLLKTIPHPDNNNNNPCDDFTIAPFDHAIEFSTLSDIYSNQNLSFDFNHLVHDFSNQHHNNGFDFIEELIRAADCFDTKQLHVAQVILERLNQRLRSPVGKPLQRAAFYFKEALQSLLSGSNRTPRISSLVEIVHGIRTFKAFSGISPIPMFSIFTTNQVVLDHAACSFMHVIDFDIGLGIQYASLMKEIAEKATESPLLRITAVVPEEYAVESTLVRENLAQFALELRIGVQVDFVPLRTFETLSFKAVKLVDGESTTVLLSPVIFRHLGNAAAFLADLRLVSPSVVVLVDSEGWADMATAAASSFRRGVVSSLEYYSMMLESLDVSTAGGGGEWVRRIEMIHLRPKILAAVESSWGRMPPWRETFYSAGMRPVHLSQFVDFQAECLLAKSQIRGFHVEKRQNELILFWHDRAMVSSSAWRF from the coding sequence ATGCACACAAGCAAAGATAAAAGGGCTACAGTAATAACAACCAAAAGCCCCCTTCTTCAAGCTTCAACAATTCCTCTCCTCCATCATTCACATCACAGAGCACAACAAGATCACACCGCAACACCTTCTGGTAGTCTTCACCAAGCGATGAGAGTTCCCGTTCCCTCATCCCCACAGGCTAACCCAAAACCAACTAATAACCTACTCCGTACCATTGCACTTCCCAACCTCAACACCACGGGCCTCTGCTACGAGCCCACCTCTGTCCTCGACCTCTGCCGAAGCCCAAGCCCGGGCTCCGAAAAGCCCACCGATCACTCAGTTGTCGTCACGGACTCCCAAGATTGTCTGGACCTGGACGACCATGCGTTGCACAACTTGGATTGGGACTCCATCATGAAGGACTTGGGCTTACACGACGACTCTGGTGCTCCCCTCTTGAAGACTATTCCCCACCCcgacaacaacaataacaaccCATGCGACGACTTCACAATCGCACCCTTCGACCACGCCATTGAATTCTCCACTCTCTCCGACATCTACTCCAACCAAAACCTTAGCTTCGATTTTAACCACCTAGTTCACGACTTCAGCAACCAACATCACAACAACGGCTTCGATTTCATCGAAGAGCTCATCCGCGCCGCGGATTGCTTCGACACCAAGCAGTTACACGTCGCACAGGTGATATTGGAGCGGCTCAATCAACGGCTTCGATCCCCCGTGGGAAAACCTCTCCAACGCGCAGCCTTTTACTTCAAAGAAGCTCTCCAGTCTCTTCTCTCCGGTTCGAACCGGACGCCCAGGATTTCCTCGCTGGTGGAAATCGTGCATGGCATCAGAACCTTCAAGGCCTTCTCCGGAATCTCGCCGATTCCAATGTTCTCGATATTCACCACCAACCAGGTGGTTCTCGATCACGCTGCGTGCTCCTTCATGCACGTTATCGACTTCGACATCGGCCTTGGGATCCAATACGCTTCTCTCATGAAGGAGATAGCGGAGAAGGCCACGGAATCGCCGCTTCTCCGAATCACCGCCGTCGTTCCCGAAGAGTACGCCGTCGAGAGCACGCTGGTACGCGAAAACCTCGCGCAGTTCGCTCTCGAACTCAGGATTGGCGTCCAGGTCGACTTCGTGCCACTCCGAACCTTCGAGACGCTCTCCTTTAAGGCAGTGAAGCTCGTCGACGGCGAGAGCACCACCGTGCTCCTTTCCCCAGTGATTTTCCGCCACCTCGGAAATGCTGCCGCGTTCTTGGCGGACTTGCGGCTGGTCTCTCCCAGCGTGGTGGTTTTGGTGGATAGCGAGGGATGGGCTGATATGGCCACAGCAGCAGCCTCGTCGTTCCGACGCGGCGTTGTGAGCAGTTTGGAGTACTACTCGATGATGTTGGAGTCGCTGGATGTGTCGACGGCTGGGGGAGGAGGGGAATGGGTGAGAAGAATCGAGATGATACATCTGCGACCGAAGATTTTGGCGGCGGTGGAGAGTTCATGGGGGCGGATGCCACCGTGGAGGGAGACCTTTTACAGCGCCGGAATGCGGCCGGTTCATTTGAGCCAGTTTGTGGATTTCCAAGCAGAGTGCTTGTTGGCCAAGTCGCAAATCAGAGGCTTCCACGTGGAAAAACGTCAGAACGAACTTATACTGTTCTGGCATGACAGAGCCATGGTTTCCTCGTCAGCTTGGCGGTTTTAG
- the LOC108334750 gene encoding pentatricopeptide repeat-containing protein At5g39350, with protein MKKAKMLVTTAAQCESLLRKCSSLQSFSETKKLHAFMLTLGLFSSPELCSKLATTYAQCHHASYASHLFKKLPQPSLFSWNAMMRMYVQIGRPFDALNLFVEMLDLGQTLPDKFTYPVVIKACGDLSLIDVGVGVHGQACKFGFDSDTFVQNTLLAMYMNAGEKETAQLVFDLMQERTVISWNTMINGYIRNNCAEDALRVYDRMVDEGVEPDCATVVSVLPACGLLKNQEVGRKVHRLVQEKGFWGNIVVRNALLDMYVKCAQMKEARVLANQMDEKDVVTWTTLINGYILNGDARSALMLCRMMQCEGVKPNSVSIASILSACGSLVYLKHGKCLHAWAIRQKLDSEVIVETALIDMYAKCNHGNVSYKVFMGTSKKRTAPWNALLSGFVQNKLAVEAIKLFKQMLVKSVQPDNATCKSLLPAYAILADLLQAMNIHSYLMKSGFIYRLEVASILVDIYSKCGSLGYAHQIFNIIPLKDKDIIIWSAIISAYGKHGHGKMAVKLFNQMVQSGVKPNQVTITCVLQACSHAGLVDEGFSLFKFMLKQQQIIPHVDHYTCIIDLLGRAGRLNDAYSLIRSMPITPNHAVWGALLGACVIHENVELGEVAARWTFELEPENTGNYVLLAKLYAAVGRWRDAEKVRDIMANEAGLRKLPAHSLVEVRDM; from the coding sequence ATGAAGAAAGCCAAGATGCTTGTGACCACTGCAGCACAGTGCGAATCGTTATTGCGAAAATGTTCGTCTTTGCAATCCTTTTCCGAAACCAAAAAACTGCACGCATTCATGCTCACACTTGGTCTATTCTCTTCCCCCGAGCTTTGCTCTAAACTTGCCACAACATACGCGCAATGCCACCACGCTTCCTATGCATCCCACCTGTTTAAGAAGTTGCCTCAACCGAGTTTGTTCTCCTGGAATGCTATGATGAGGATGTATGTCCAAATTGGGCGCCCCTTTGACGCCCTCAACTTGTTTGTTGAAATGCTTGACTTGGGTCAGACCTTGCCTGACAAATTCACTTACCCGGTTGTTATCAAGGCTTGTGGTGACCTGTCTTTGATTGATGTGGGAGTTGGAGTTCATGGGCAGGCCTGTAAGTTTGGTTTCGATTCTGACACATTCGTCCAGAACACTTTGTTGGCAATGTATATGAATGCTGGGGAGAAAGAAACAGCCCAACTGGTTTTTGACTTGATGCAGGAACGGACTGTGATTTCTTGGAATACCATGATAAATGGGTACATTCGGAATAACTGTGCCGAGGATGCACTGAGGGTTTATGATAGAATGGTGGATGAGGGTGTGGAGCCTGATTGTGCAACCGTGGTTTCAGTATTGCCTGCTTGTGGGCTTTTGAAAAATCAGGAGGTTGGGAGGAAGGTTCACCGGTTGGTTCAGGAGAAAGGATTTTGGGGAAATATTGTAGTTAGGAATGCATTGCTGGACATGTATGTTAAGTGTGCTCAGATGAAAGAAGCGCGCGTGCTAGCGAATCAGATGGATGAGAAAGATGTAGTAACATGGACAACTTTGATTAATGGATACATTCTGAATGGGGATGCTAGAAGTGCTTTAATGCTTTGTCGCATGATGCAGTGTGAAGGAGTGAAACCTAATTCTGTAAGTATAGCTTCTATACTATCAGCATGTGGCAGTTTGGTTTATTTGAAACATGGCAAGTGTCTCCATGCATGGGCAATAAGGCAAAAGCTCGATTCTGAGGTCATTGTGGAAACTGCCTTGATTGATATGTACGCCAAATGTAATCACGGCAACGTCAGTTATAAAGTGTTTATGGGAACCTCTAAGAAGAGAACGGCCCCATGGAATGCTCTTCTATCTGGGTTCGTACAAAATAAGCTTGCAGTAGAAGCAATAAAACTTTTTAAGCAAATGTTAGTGAAAAGTGTACAACCTGACAATGCAACCTGTAAGAGTCTTCTTCCTGCATATGCTATTCTTGCCGATCTCCTACAGGCAATGAACATTCATTCTTACCTTATGAAATCTGGATTTATTTACAGACTTGAAGTAGCAAGTATTCTAGTCGATATATACTCAAAGTGTGGAAGTTTAGGATATGCTCACcagatttttaatataattccTCTAAAGGACAAGGATATTATTATTTGGAGTGCAATAATTTCTGCATATGGAAAACATGGGCATGGAAAAATGGCGGTGAAACTTTTCAATCAGATGGTACAATCTGGAGTAAAACCAAATCAAGTCACCATCACCTGTGTTCTACAGGCGTGCAGCCATGCCGGTTTGGTTGACGAGGGTTTTTCTCTGTTCAAATTTATGCTCAAGCAACAGCAAATTATTCCGCATGTTGATCATTATACTTGCATTATTGATCTTCTTGGACGTGCTGGTAGACTGAACGATGCTTATAGCCTTATTAGATCAATGCCTATAACACCTAACCATGCTGTATGGGGTGCACTGCTGGGAGCTTGTGTGATTCATGAGAATGTTGAACTTGGAGAGGTAGCTGCTAGGTGGACTTTTGAGCTTGAGCCTGAAAACACCGGTAATTATGTTTTGTTGGCAAAACTTTATGCTGCTGTAGGAAGATGGAGAGATGCAGAGAAGGTTAGAGATATCATGGCAAATGAGGCGGGACTAAGAAAACTACCTGCTCACAGTTTAGTCGAGGTTAGAGATATGTGA